GAGACTGCAGCCCGGATGATGAATGAGAAAAATCCGGTGGGTAAGGAAATTAACTGGAATGATAAAAAATTAAAGATTGTAGGGCTGGTAAAAGACTTCCATATTAATGGGCCCCAGAATAAAATACCACCCATGACTTTTTTACATTTTAAGACGATCCGTTGGATGGAGGGTAATATGAGCCAGGTGTTTGTGAAAATAGGACCCGAAAATACAGAAGAAACACTATTGTCGATAGAGCAGTTCTGGAATACAAAAGTAGACAGTGACTATCCGTTTCAGTATGTTTTTGTAGACAAAGGTTTTGCCAGGGCTTATGAAAGTTATGTAAAGCAAAAGAACCTTTTTTCCCTGTTGAATATTGTTGTCATCCTGATTTCACTTTTTGGTTTATTTGCACTGGCAACGTTCTCTATCGAGAGGCGGATGAAGGAAATCGCCATACGGAAAACATTGGGAGCCGAAACCAGGGTGTTACTTCGGGAGCTGTCTAAGCAATACCTGATCTTCTGTGTGATCGGATTTCTGATTGCATTGTTCCCCGTATATTATTTACTGGAAATGTGGCTGGATAATTTTGCCTTTCGCATTGGGATTACAGTCCTTCCTTTTGCCATTAGCTTTGTTGTCCTTTTACTGCTTACATTGATTGTAGTATTGTCGAGGGCGTTACAGGCTACCCGCATTGATGTCCTGAAATACCTGAAATACGAATGAGGGGATACACCTAATTATACAATGAATTACATTTTTGCGTGATGGCGCAATCGCGTTATATTAACTAATTGATACGAGCATGTTAAAGAACTGGACCAAAATATTTTTATACAACATTAGGAACAATAAGCTTTTTACCTTCCTGAATATTCTCGGGTTGAGTATTGGGATCTCAGGATTGATTTTTGCCATTTTGTATTGGAATGATGAGCACGCCTATAATGAATGGAATCCTGAAAAGGAACACATTTACCAGGTGCTGAATGACCTGGGCAATGGCATGGATGTATGGGCTACGAATGTGGCTCCCCTGGGAGCGGCCCTGAAGGAAGTGGCTCCCGAAGTGGAAAGCTATTGTTATGTGGAAACCATTTACGGCAGTGAGAATATACGCTACAAAGGAAAAAAAGTGCTCCTGACCAAAATCATGGATGCGCAGCAGAATTTTTTTACGTTCTTTCCTTTTGACTTTGTACAGGGCAACGGTGCTGAAGCATTGCCCGATGGAAATAGTATAGCCCTTTCAGAAGATGCTGCAAAACAGCTGTTTGGGGATGAAAATCCAATAGGAAAACAAATCCTGTACGGAACAAAAAACCTGGTGGTACGGGGAGTTTATAGAATTCCGGGAAAATCATCGATAGCCCCAACGGCCGTCACGGGATTTATGGAAGGAAAACTGAAAGGCAGTAAAGATCACTGGGGCAATTATTATTTTGGGCTCCTGCTGAAACTAAAATCGCCCAATGCCGTGGCCGCGATAGAGCAAAAAATCAAGACGGTATTTTTTGAGCATAAAGTAAAACCACAGGCCAAAGAAGAAGGGATAAGCCCTGAAGAATATATGAATAAATATGGGGTGGGAGTAGTGATCCTGGAGCCTTTGGAAAGCGCCCGATTGCATTCGGTTACCCAGGGGTATCCGGAAGGCAGGGGCAATTACCAGTTTTTATTGATTATGCTCGGGCTTTCCATCCTGATCCTGGTGCTTTCGATTGTTAATTATATCAACCTGGCGACCGCTAATGCCATTAAAAGAGCCAAGGAAGTAGGGGTCCGTAAAATTTTAGGGGCAAATAAAGGCAATATCATACGGCAGTTTGTCTATGAGACAGTGTTAATGGCAGTGGTAGCGATTTTGCTCTCCCTTGTTATTGTTGAATTATCCCTGCCCTATTATAATAATTTCCTGGGAAAAGAATTAGTGATCCATAGTGGGCAATTTTATGCGCAGTTGGTATTGATCTTTGGTATTGTAGTCGTTTTTGCCGGTATATTCCCGGCAACCTATGTTGCTAATTTCGAAACGCTAAATGTGCTGAAAGGTAATTTCGGGCGTAGTAAAACCGGAACCTGGCTCCGTAATGGAATGTTGATCCTCCAATTTGCAATTGCTTCTTTTTTCATTATCGGTTCTTATATTGTCTACCAGCAGGTCGCGTTTATGAGCCAAAAAGAACTGGGTTTTAAAGGGGCACAGATTATAGAGGTCAACTATCGTGTGGAGGGTAAAAAACAACCGTATGAGCATTACCGTACAATACGGCAGGAATTGCTTAGGATGAAGGGGGTGGAAGAAGTCTCTACAGGAACCTTCTCTTTTGGGAATGGGGTTCCGTCTTCATCGGGATTCGAATACAAAGGTGTGAATATCCAGGGAAAGAATATGTCCTTTGATTTTGGGATGCTGGAAATGATGCACATCCGTATTGCTGAAGGGCGTACTTTATCAGAATCCCTGTCTTCGGACACTATTAATGCTGTGTTGGTCAATCAAACGACAGTGAAATTAATGGGCGAGAAAAATGCAATTGGAAAGCAGTTGTTGTGGAATGGTGAAAAATTTAATGTCGTGGGTGTCGTGGCTGATTTTCATATTGAAGGGCCTCAGAATAAAATACCACCAATGATTTTCTTCCATTTTAAAACCGTAAGGTG
The Flavobacterium kingsejongi genome window above contains:
- a CDS encoding ABC transporter permease, producing MLKNWTKIFLYNIRNNKLFTFLNILGLSIGISGLIFAILYWNDEHAYNEWNPEKEHIYQVLNDLGNGMDVWATNVAPLGAALKEVAPEVESYCYVETIYGSENIRYKGKKVLLTKIMDAQQNFFTFFPFDFVQGNGAEALPDGNSIALSEDAAKQLFGDENPIGKQILYGTKNLVVRGVYRIPGKSSIAPTAVTGFMEGKLKGSKDHWGNYYFGLLLKLKSPNAVAAIEQKIKTVFFEHKVKPQAKEEGISPEEYMNKYGVGVVILEPLESARLHSVTQGYPEGRGNYQFLLIMLGLSILILVLSIVNYINLATANAIKRAKEVGVRKILGANKGNIIRQFVYETVLMAVVAILLSLVIVELSLPYYNNFLGKELVIHSGQFYAQLVLIFGIVVVFAGIFPATYVANFETLNVLKGNFGRSKTGTWLRNGMLILQFAIASFFIIGSYIVYQQVAFMSQKELGFKGAQIIEVNYRVEGKKQPYEHYRTIRQELLRMKGVEEVSTGTFSFGNGVPSSSGFEYKGVNIQGKNMSFDFGMLEMMHIRIAEGRTLSESLSSDTINAVLVNQTTVKLMGEKNAIGKQLLWNGEKFNVVGVVADFHIEGPQNKIPPMIFFHFKTVRWMEGNMNQIYVKVAPENMGETIGALEQFWNKNVDADYPFHYEFVDKNFARTYESFVKQRNLFSLLNIVVITISLFGLFALATFSIERRMKEIAIRKTLGAETKVLLRELSKQYLIFCIIGFLIALFPVYFLLSMWLDNFAFRISISILPFIIGFVILVVLTLSVVLSKAYQATRVNVLKYLKYE